Below is a window of Ornithodoros turicata isolate Travis chromosome 7, ASM3712646v1, whole genome shotgun sequence DNA.
CAGGGCATCTGAAAAAGTAGGGGACGAAGATTACGGCAACACCTCGTAGATAGCAGAAGGCCAGCGCTGCGACCCGCACGGAGGTCTGCGTGGGCTTTGCGAGATTTTCTTTGTTCTTGAGCTTTCTTGTGCGACGTAGTGGTCGGCCTAAGTCCTACGTACAGGGACGCCTGCTGAACGAGCGAACAAGCGAAAAGCCCGAAGCAGCTCAAAAGGGCCTTCGTGCATGACGTAAGACTGGCACTTTCTTGATGGCAATAGGTATTTGGAAAATCCACGACCATCCTGCCTATGCCAGATCCCTCAACGCCTCAACGCGGAGAGGCTCGTATCCAGCACGGTAGCCTCAACGGGAAAATTCGTTTACTCGTCTCGGTGATTAGCGTAATGACTGATGAACAATGAGGGGGATGATTAGTCTTGAGAACACTGCAATGTACTTGACTTCAGGCTATCTTTCGTACAGCATTTTGCAGAAAGTTATGGTCCtcgctgtcctaacctgccctaGACGTAGAAGCATGACCGGGGGCATACCTGTAGGATCGCTTGCCATATCCCATGCGGGATCGTAGTACATGACACCATCGCAGTTGCTGAAAGACATTGCAGTTGTCGCTGTACACGATGTGTCCGGCTTAACCACGCAGAATATGGGAATATTCGGTGCTTCGACGACCGTTGGTGTACCTGTGTAAAAGTGGTTAATTACCTGGTATTCATAATTCGCGAATTCGTGTAGGAGTCCGTTTCGGCAATCGTTAGCGGGACCTTCGCGACATTAGCGACCAAGGATTAGCCGGGCACGTGTAGCCCCTACATGCCGGCTTGCGAATAGACGCTTACCAATGCAATAACAATGACACAGGTGATACATTATGCTAAGTGATATTTATGTTGAAGTGGCGCTCCAATTATAGAAATGTTTCACAAGAACAAATTTTTCGAGAATAAAGGTCGATGCGAGATAAAGAGATTTGTCGTTCCCGCTACCCACATTTCTATCGCGATTTCCACTACACGTTATGACACGGGTCTCAACCGGATTGTCTCCGCAGTCACTACTCGCACGACCTGTGGAAACCGGCAAGTACAGGGCCGTGGACATACAAGGTCTGCTTAGATATGCGGCAGAAGCGCAAGGCGCGCTAAACGCATTATGCCACACAGAGCTAGCACCGCTTAGGACTAACGCTGCGCCTATGGTCGAAAGAAAACCTGAGGGGTTCCAGCAAAGAGTTTGATTGCGAATCCAGCTACCGTTCAACACCTCGCGACACTACGAAAGTTGCCGTAAGCTGCGGTGCCGTACTGATTCGTTGTCTACCAGCCTTTAGTCTTCGCCCATCGCCGTTGGCATTCCGCGAAGATTCGCTACGCCATGCTGTTGTGTCCGACATTCCGTAGTGTATTATTTTGATCAAAAGCGTAATGGACGACGCCATAGAGCCCACGCTGTGCACAGCTCGCTGGCCGCCGTCGGGGGAGTAGAGGAATGCTCTACACCTGGCggtggccagcgagctgtgcaCGGAGTGGGCTCCAGTGGACCCCTATTTCCCCAACATGGCGTCGCCCATTGAGCTTTCGATTGAAACTGGAAAGGAACATCCGTGCCTATAATAAACGACGGATGGACTATTGAGACAAGCAAAAGAACTCgcagaaagcaaaagaaaagaattcgcttgcgcgaatccaacctccccttgttatttgccaaccaccaaccaaccaaccaacaagcAAAAGAACGAGAACGGCTGGGAAGACGTGCGACTGTCAGTGTCCATATTTGGGGTATACTAACCGTAGAGCAGTGGTCCAAACATAACAGTGCCAAAGATGGGAACACGAATTTCAGCACACGGGTGTGCTTTCCCACTACGAAATGTGAAAATATCCGGTAGCGTTTTCGCTGCGGTGCGCCGAATTGCGTCGGACTATGATCCCGGTAGGACGAGGAAGCGTGGCGTAGCGAACGCTGGCTGTCTTCGCGGAAGGCGAGCAGCAATGGGCGAAGACTATACGTCGTAGACTCGTACGTGATGACGGCAGTCTCGCTTTTTGTCGCCGTCCAAATAAATTCCAGCGAAGGAGCTGTCAGGACGATAGTGAAGTGGAGCCTCCGCGGTCAAGAAAGTTCCATGCATATATACCCGGTGTCTGTGCAATACCATCTACAAGCGACGCactgtgaatgagtgggagacgctcattatttaaataaagcaGGGCACCGTTGGCATCAAAACGGGTGCTACcacttttgggaccttcagtggacaccgccaacgaagcgggtcatttgttgttagggtgaagcgcaaaatgatcttccactcccttatccacgaATGAATTACTTgtttgagcttacttcgcaacggggagtgctcAAGAATAAGTGACAGCACTAGACAGGCTTCGTCAGTCCCCCTGCCCGCTTTTCTGAGTGATACACGCCCTTTCTCTGCTAAGAtcgcaacccaagcagcacagtgtactgaaggtcgagtgcaataggggtggacggtatatgtcttatcaatgttcttagtttcacgagtgtgttcaaggccttccaactatccgtccacccctattgcactcgactttcagtacattgtgccgccTGGGAAGGGCGCAGCAGCTAATCAGAGCTAATACCTTGATATCACATGCGTTGCGAATTGAATGTGCGTTTGTTCCATTTAAATTTCACACTGTGCGTCGCTTGTAGGTGGCAGTTCTTGGATTGGTACACCCGTTTCCGAATTATTTCGCCCGGGGATGACACCCGGTGAGTCATTTGATGCAAACGCGCTGTCGCGCTTATCCAAGCTCCTGCACCAACCGAGGCAGTATTGAGCCGCGCGGAACTTCACAGCTCCCGCTCCACTAAACGACAGGGTCGAGGCGAGCGACGAGGGATTACAAGTTTCTCGTGTCATCCAAAAGACGCCGCCAACACTGCCTATCAAAGTCACCGCCACGGTTGCCGGGACAACACGTTTGCTTCAGTGTGGAGGCCTCACTTCAGCATCATCCATCTACACAGTACACGGAGGTCTGCCTGGACCTTATTTCTCTTCTGAATTGTCCTGACAGCTCATTCGACGGAATTTTCATCTCTGGCCACTCCATTTGCCTGTCTTCCCGTGCGTTGAGCAAGAAGCGGTCTTGAGTCTGCTTTCCTCTTCCTGCTGCGCAATTGGCTGGGAGCGTGTCGTTTCGTTCCCAGGCTCCCGCTGCTCCCCATAGAGCGCATAGTTTCACGTAATTCAGGCAACACCGAGCAAACGAGCAATGTCCATTTGGCTCTTTCGGCCGGTCCTTGCTGGCTCTACTGGTTTTCTTTGCAAATTGCTTCATTGCATCGTATTGACACATTCACGGTTCCAGCGAAGCCGGGGCCACCTGGCAGCGAGTGGAGGTTCGAGATCGCATACGAACAGCGGCGCGGCTTCACGGCGGAAGCGGTACACGTTTCTCTTGCTTGTGGATAGGCTGGCAACCATATATCGAAATCGAAAAGAGGAATGGAAGAGGGCACTACTAATTCCTTTTCAACCTCTTGGAATTAACCCACAATTTCGTTCAATACTTTCCTAATCAAGAACAGAAGTCCCATGTGTCAACCCACCACGATATTATCTTAATATTCGTCTTGACATTTATGCATTTTCAGACCACAAGCAGTAAGCAATATCACCGTACTAATGCATCTACAAGcatctacagctttttccggcgttattaatcctcttgtctacattttaatcctcatttcacataatttaatcagtttctcatgcaatttaatccaagtgactatgttTGGGCTACAAGacttttttgtgtattttgggacaattcccatgtgtacgcatattgcacatgcttttcactaatattgtgggtttctgcaccataacgggatactgtgggactgtcaatctggattacggtgttatggtattcccatgtctacgagtattacccatggttttcattaaaaacatttctgcattgtaatgggatacagtGGGACAATTTCCATGTCTACAGATATTACATATGCCTTTATTAAAAAcatgggtttctgcattgtaatgggatactgtgggactgtgtatatggattacgatattgtgagactattcccatgtgtacggatattgcccatgcttttcattagatatgcgggtttctgcactgtaatgggatactgtggaactgtggaTATTGTGGGAgtatttccatgtctatgggtataaacctctacccgagaaacgtcatcatgacgttggtagacacaccgaacccaaaacagatcggaagggatgagctgggttccacgaatgggcaattgttacctgcctcctattgaaagtaaagtaggaccgaaggtcgcgtccttcaGCGCAGTTGCGCCGACGTCCTGCTTCCACTGGCCCAACCCGAGGGATAACAATCATCGGGATTTTCATCACAACATCCCGGACCCCCGGACATGTGTAGACATCGGAGAAACTCTGGTGCAGTTTTCACGGTCACTACGAAATGTTGCTTCCGCTTTCGTCACACAGTGTCACCATTTTCTTGACACAAACAGCCGCCATCCTGCGGTATACCGCCAGCACCGTATCGACACGCACGCGGAAAAGTACTCATAgccattgtgtgtgtgtgtgtgtgtgtgtgtgttttgcagcAAAGTAAAGGTCGTATAGTAcaatataaatgaaatcaaaaagGGCCTTTCGCGAAACGGTCGTGCAACTTATTGCTTGTTTGCACAGCCATCTATAGGCAGCCACGCACGACACGCGTCACGTGACGAAGTCACGCGTCGAAATTGCGCGATATAGCGTGTTTGACCTGTCCGGCCGGTTGCCCCGCCTGTATACTAAATTATTAGACATTGGTAACCGGAACCAGGTACCTCCACGCTCGAAACATTACCGTGAAGCACTCGAATTTACACAAAAAGCACTGCGCAAATCATTGGTTTTGGCCCTGTTCATAAAAAATACCAATGGGACATGCCAGCATGATTGCTTCCCCTCTAATATTTGAGTACGTCCGATATCAGCCACATTCCAGCTTCCAATCAGTCAGCGCGGATCCACTGGAGCGGGAGTCCGTATTATGAACAAGATGTGGCTGCGTGTCACTGTCGCGCAATGTTAACGGCTTGAACAGGCGTGCATGCCAAAATTCTTGTCATTCGCTTGACCTTGTGACTGCCACGTCGTCTCCTCACACTGTCGACAGACTATGGCAGGCGACAGGTTATCACATTTGTCAATTGAAATAGTTGCGTCTATAGTGTCGACTTACCGCAGGCCGTAGCTCAGCGACAAAAGCACAATAAAAGGTTCCATTATAAGGCACTATATGGGGCCCAGCTGCAAAATATGCTTTGTGTGTTCGTCATATAATACGAGTATTACATATCGTGTCATATTTCGAATTTTTTATATACAGTTTTTTTAACGTTTGCCATGCCCTTTGTTTTGCTCCTGCTGACGTTACTTCAAGGTAGGGGAATGACCGGCACAAAACCAAGCTACACATCTAAGCTAGTACGCTGCTTTTGAGCTGCTTCGTGCTACACAACCAGTAGACTCGGCAAGGACCCTAGCTTGGAGACAGAACCCGCGATAAGTCAGTAGGAGTATTACAGTGTGCGAGTGGCCCTTCTCGAAGAAGTCTGCGCATGCCGTAGATGTAGCAAATTCGCGACATAGCGTACGATTTCGCTGTACATTTAAGGAATGTGCATTGCAGTGTGCAGTGTGATAGTTCACGTATTTACGCAAAAACTACTGGAGCAACATTCTCAACTAAGTAAGGTATACTTGCACGCATGTGGAGGAGCGCTCGCCGTAATAATGCATAACGCCGAACGCAATCGGATGCAAGTGGTAAAATCGATACAGAACACAGTGCGGGTGTCGTATGTCAGATGGGAACTTGGAGAAAGGAGGGGGGCGGGGGAGCGGCACCACCGGAGTTGGCACAGGATGCCGAATTATGTAGAGACGGTCCTGATTTCGAGAGTGTCATCAGGATAGTTATGCGGCGGTAATGTTCTGTCAAACAATGTTCCTCGGGATCACCGGGCCTTCGCTTCCTGAAAGGCAGAAGGCGCTGCTCAAGAGCAAAACGTGGGTGTTGTGGGTGGGTGCACCGTTGATCCGTAAACAATACTGGCGAATGGTGACGACCCAGGACACATTTCGTACAGATCGGTAATAGCAGAGTGCTTCAATTCGCCCCATGGCTTTCGCTGGATTGAGTGTCCATAGGGCTACGATAATACTGGCCTGCCTAGACTATAGCTGCAAACTATGCCACGGTTTATCAGTGCGGTTCACCTGTCGTATCCCTGGTTCCAATACTATGCAGTGCTGTACCTGCTTGAAATCGCGCCTACGGCATACACTCGTCAACGCCTTAGCCCGGAAACGCATATCGCTTGGAAATCGGATTTCTGATGACATACGCGTGAACCATACGAACCGTACGCGCGAACATGAACCTAGATGCACACCAAACATTTCACGGACTTACCGCCGGATGGTGTCTTCGTCCAGTCATCTTTGGTCTTTATTACGTCGACCGGGTTCTCATATCTCATGGGGCATTCAGATGGGGTGGGTGATTTCTTACACATTACATCAAATAGTGTCCATCCTGGGACGTCCGTTGGTGTGGCTGTAGCGGCGTCAACCTGTAATGTTGCATGACCTCTTGAGAAATTCACTGACATCCGATTTCAACTGCCTTCCACAAGTCGACCGAGTGCAAACCTCTACTGATCGTCAAATCGACTGAAGACCACAGTCTGCTGTGGTGCCTCGCCGCGCCTTGTGGCACACCTTGACACTCCGCACAGTCCATTTTGCAATCGCAACATAGGCATTGCATATGGGCACGCATTCATGGACAGCATGGACTATTGCACAGCGCTGCGCACGGTGCTGCTCGGCGCATCGGAACTGAACGAACTCCGCGGCTCCGTACTGGCTCGCTATACATAACAGCAATGTGCGTGACATATCACCATCCATAATAAAGTTGTGCGAACGTATTACGTGTATGCAAACACTGGGAGGGCGACCGTGACGTCGCGGATGCTGCCGGTATAGGCGACTGACGCGGCTTACATGGTCTACATAGTTGGTTTACAAGGCTTAGCGTCTGCTGCAAGGCTTAGTGTCGGTCTAGCGACATCGAATTCCTGAATTGCCATTGCCTGAACACCCCCATGGCCTGCGGTAGACTACTGGAATTTACCTGTCAAATTGCCAGCAGTACTAATGTTTTGGAGCTACTGTTTGCACATCACAGAAATAAAACCCCTAAATCAGCCATTACCTTTGCCTTCAGAGTTGCATCATTCTCGTACACCTGCAGCTTCATCTTTGTTTTATCTTCCACCACAGCGATGTTGTGATTAGTTTCCTCAATTCTTTGTTCGCACCCCTGTTAGAAAGCATAAATGTGGTTCCGATAACTTCTCGCGAAGCAACGCACTTACAGTCTCTTCGAACAACGCTTGTCCTTCGCTGCCTGTCATCGTTTGGGTGAACAAATTAGCGGCGTCTACGGCAACAGTACTTGTGTACTCGAACACCGCTACGGAGGCAGAAATGGAGAAATGCACTTTCCCGTCCTGTAGCTTCTGTAGAGTTGCTTTGACGTCAGCCTGGGAAGTCAGTTAATCGGTTAATACTCGGTACTGGCTTGTGAACTGGCAatactgtacactcttaaaaatgaacttcaccacatagcacgctcctagccaaccataatatcgaatgatatcgatatctgccccgatttgtaggcggcgtacgccttttttgtgacaattatgaacagcataagtgtgtAAGAGTGTTCAGTGCAGTACAATACAGGGTGGACAAGGCCTTTAAGGACGGATACATAGAGCTGTTTGGAACTGTTTGTGCTCCGGTGTTTGCTGCTTGCTGGGTAGCTTGACAGGTCGAAACTGCCCCACAAAGCAGGTCTCGCTGCTGTAGAGTTGCTGCCTGACGACTCGCAGTGctcccctacactcttaaaaatgaacttcaccgcatggcacgctcctagccaaccataatctcgaatgtctgccctgatttgctgaagactggagtcgtacgccttttttgtgacacttacgctgttcataattgtaacaaaaaggcgtacgcctcccgttttcaacaaatcagggcagacattcgagattatggttggctaggagcgtgccatgcggtgagtACGGCATCCCGTATCCGCCCCTAGCGACCACTAAGCATGCGCTGCGAATACGCACGACAGACTAGGTAATACGCGGCGACCGCGTCCAGTTACATACAAAAGTAGCAGTGGCAGAAACACCAGTAGGAGCTGTGACCCACACTGATGGAGCTAGAGGGCCATCGCCTGttggctttttcatgtgagTTTCAAGTACAATGAGGTCAGCCCTGCGAGAAACATTTTGGGTGTTAAAAACACGGCGTAGCAGAGCTTCAACTTACTTCAGTGCTGTTATCTTGTCCTGGCTTTTTTCAATATCTTTGACGTATGGGATACTCACGATCAGCAATTTCTTAGCGTCGAGTTTCTGTGGCCGAACGTCCGAAAGAAATCTATTAGAACAAACATTCAGGGTACATTCATTCCAGCACAGACCTTCAGAGTTGATTCCACATCTCCTTCAGAGGGGTCAACACCCAGAACAGCGTAACCGTTAGTTAACGAGCCTTGCAGCGTAGAAGTCAGATCATTTGGTTGCATTTTTTTCAGGACCTTGAACTCGAACCCTATGTAGTGCCGTTTGTCTGTTGCTTTGTTGGCTTTGAAGGTGCTGATATCTGAACCAGAACACCACCGATGAACGTGGCGAGATTTCACGCGCACAAGTAATATACCTCACCTGGATCGTCATTCATAACGATGATATCTGTGCAATCTGTCAGTTTTCCTGTATCCGTACACTCCTTGGATACGCAAGCCACGAAATCCTTAGGTACTGGAAAATAAAGATTGCACATAGGTAACATCCCGAATTGCTTCACAGCTGTGACCGAAATGCGATTGCCAGTCCAATAGGTTGGCGATTCATCAGGacctctacactgttaaaacagaacttcaccacatagcacgctcctagccaaccgtcataccgaatgatatcattctgtgtcatgatttgttcaggGGGAGGTGCCTATAGGCGCCTATAGTGTCTTAGGCGGCcaattgaggccttgtatgtatttgccccttctatgttgttccagcctcagaacatcagttctttcatgttcatcagttgccgcctgcgtcgatcccgtcgtatgaatgtgtgtgtgagcaaaatgtaagagtgaaaggaggatgagtgagagagtggatggtttgtcccttcagatgacgcaccctgaaagTCGCTGGGAAGGTTAGCTgggttagcttagctcaattggtagagccctggaccggcaatccagaagatgtgggttcgagtcctacagctggctaacctttcagtgactttctttcatcgttaatttcttaggcaaattgaggccttgtatttgtatgtatttgtcccttctatgttgttgcagcctcagaacatcagttctttcttcTCATCATCAGTTCTCAGTTCTTTCATATTTCGTGTAGTATAGGTTTCGGAGGCGCGGTTACACCGGCAAAGCGGTagcagaattcagggacacctctcTGATGCCGGTTTTGCCTGATAGCAGAACGACGTGTAAGAAAGCTCACTTAACAGATAAGCACGAGGTGAGGAGGAAAGATTTCCCAAGGGGAAGAACAACGTCCGATCATTCAACGCCGTCCTTGGCAAAGGTTTGGCCAAGCTTGGGGATTGACATTGGCCTTACTCGGCCCGACTTAATACTACCAACGTTGGACCAATGTAGCAGACAGACCTATAAGTCTGGGCAATAGCCGGCCCTTTCTCGGCTAGGTGGCGGCCCACCGTTTAACAGCAGCAATGGGCCAACTA
It encodes the following:
- the LOC135401106 gene encoding uncharacterized protein LOC135401106, whose protein sequence is MNDDPDISTFKANKATDKRHYIGFEFKVLKKMQPNDLTSTLQGSLTNGYAVLGVDPSEGDVESTLKKLDAKKLLIVSIPYVKDIEKSQDKITALKADLIVLETHMKKPTGDGPLAPSVWVTAPTGVSATATFADVKATLQKLQDGKVHFSISASVAVFEYTSTVAVDAANLFTQTMTGSEGQALFEETGCEQRIEETNHNIAVVEDKTKMKLQVYENDATLKAKVDAATATPTDVPGWTLFDVMCKKSPTPSECPMRYENPVDVIKTKDDWTKTPSGGTPTVVEAPNIPIFCVVKPDTSCTATTAMSFSNCDGVMYYDPAWDMASDPTDALYAAVHTKAANDDKYYIGVSYGKLDLDKIPVDFKSIALMDIDSETTTATDVNTKLTDAKVQSLKRAVGIIGEKELDKWMADTEKGVYIILQTITKPPTTPCQVMPTSPWKADLTKAAATITSRKGVALSLTLEGITYTITTPSATDAAAVADEVLNSATLTACTAAVDADMSNNCASSADNTDKDNSVSLDTAKTAATVFESKDSITAKKTIWKTPWAVFWTACKARSTDCQAVDDLVKVLK